Proteins encoded within one genomic window of Siniperca chuatsi isolate FFG_IHB_CAS linkage group LG4, ASM2008510v1, whole genome shotgun sequence:
- the b3gnt9 gene encoding UDP-GlcNAc:betaGal beta-1,3-N-acetylglucosaminyltransferase 9 isoform X2, whose product MPRRMVTLRRILHVKGDVICTMLLLILFCLLLYVRQVVLSSGWDRPVWKLEVHGSTSSSRTLLGASGAKVGQESPVFPSSPSEPQLPSCKPQAKSKPPEPKSKPQVKSKGKSKLRRKNVLPTKTAGKPLPTMPPFDFEGYLREKDNRDFKLLIDQPEKCHIAGAEEEEEGGGSKESTTAPYMLIAVKSIAADFDKRQVVRRTWGKEGVFQNGASIRTVFLLGVPRNRTALPLWDRLLTYESQTFRDILLWDFDDTFFNLTLKETHFLKWVNSSCPHVKFIFKGDADVYVNVENILEMLQGQKPDEDLFVGDIIFHAKPIRRRSSKYYVPEFVYGGGLYPNYAGGGGFVMSGHTARRLSSACQQVELFPIDDVFLGMCLQLISVKPSLHQGFRTFGIPRPSAAPHLQTFDPCFYRELMVVHSLSVPQIWLMWNLLHDPKLSCHNRTSLTSLHFKWKGRMGETAGEETDYGEKRVFVTH is encoded by the exons ATGCCGAGGAGGATGGTGACCCTGAGGAGGATCCTCCATGTGAAGGGAGATGTAATTTGCACGATGCTGCTACTGATACTATTCTGTTTGCTGCTCTATGTGCGCCAG GTCGTGCTCTCCTCTGGGTGGGACAGACCTGTGTGGAAGCTAGAAGTTCATGGCTCTACGAGCTCCAGCAGGACCCTGCTGGGCGCCAGCGGGGCCAAAGTAGGCCAGGAGTCTCCAGTG TTCCCATCCAGCCCTTCAGAGCCACAGCTGCCTTCTTGCAAGCCCCAGGCCAAGTCTAAACCTCCTGAGCCCAAGTCCAAACCTCAGGTCAAATCTAAGGGGAAATCCAAGTTGCGACGGAAAAATGTTCTGCCGACTAAGACCGCTGGCAAGCCCCTGCCCACGATGCCACCATTTGATTTTGAAGGCTATCTGAGAGAAAAGGACAACAGAGACTTTAAGCTGCTCATAGACCAGCCAGAGAAATGTCACATCgcaggagcagaggaggaagaagaaggaggaggaagtaaAGAGTCTACTACTGCTCCCTACATGCTCATTGCAGTCAAATCTATCGCTGCAGATTTTGATAAACGTCAG GTGGTACGTCGGACCTGGGGTAAAGAGGGAGTTTTCCAAAATGGTGCGTCCATCCGTACTGTTTTCCTGCTGGGGGTTCCCAGGAATCGTactgctctgcctctgtgggATCGGCTCTTGACCTACGAGAGTCAAACCTTTAGGGATATCCTCCTCTGGGACTTTGATGACACCTTCTTCAACCTGACGCTGaaggaaacacattttctgaaatggGTTAACAGCAGCTGTCCTCATGTCAA GTTCATCTTCAAGGGCGACGCTGATGTGTATGTTAACGTGGAAAATATACTCGAGATGCTACAAGGTCAAAAGCCAGATGAGGATCTGTTTGTTGGTGATATTATTTTCCATGCTAAACCCATTCGCCGGCGCAGTTCCAAGTACTATGTGCCAGAGTTTGTTTATGGAGGGGGTTTGTACCCAAATTACGCTGGGGGAGGAGGGTTTGTCATGTCGGGACATACGGCTCGGAGACTTAGCTCTGCCTGTCAACAG GTGGAGTTGTTCCCCATTGATGATGTCTTTCTGGGAATGTGTCtccagctgatcagtgtcaaaCCATCGCTCCACCAGGGCTTTCGGACCTTTGGAATTCCCAGACCGTCTGCAGCGCCCCACCTTCAGACGTTCGACCCCTGTTTTTACAGGGAACTCATGGTTGTTCACAGCCTCAGTGTTCCTCAGATCTGGCTTATGTGGAATCTCCTGCACGACCCCAAACTGAGTTGCCACAACAGGACGAGCCTGACATCCTTGCACTTTAAGTGGAAGGGGAGGATGGGAGAAACGGCGGGAGAAGAGACGGACTATGGTGAGAAGCGGGTGTTTGTCACGCATTAG
- the b3gnt9 gene encoding UDP-GlcNAc:betaGal beta-1,3-N-acetylglucosaminyltransferase 9 isoform X1 — MPRRMVTLRRILHVKGDVICTMLLLILFCLLLYVRQVVLSSGWDRPVWKLEVHGSTSSSRTLLGASGAKVGQESPVQFPSSPSEPQLPSCKPQAKSKPPEPKSKPQVKSKGKSKLRRKNVLPTKTAGKPLPTMPPFDFEGYLREKDNRDFKLLIDQPEKCHIAGAEEEEEGGGSKESTTAPYMLIAVKSIAADFDKRQVVRRTWGKEGVFQNGASIRTVFLLGVPRNRTALPLWDRLLTYESQTFRDILLWDFDDTFFNLTLKETHFLKWVNSSCPHVKFIFKGDADVYVNVENILEMLQGQKPDEDLFVGDIIFHAKPIRRRSSKYYVPEFVYGGGLYPNYAGGGGFVMSGHTARRLSSACQQVELFPIDDVFLGMCLQLISVKPSLHQGFRTFGIPRPSAAPHLQTFDPCFYRELMVVHSLSVPQIWLMWNLLHDPKLSCHNRTSLTSLHFKWKGRMGETAGEETDYGEKRVFVTH, encoded by the exons ATGCCGAGGAGGATGGTGACCCTGAGGAGGATCCTCCATGTGAAGGGAGATGTAATTTGCACGATGCTGCTACTGATACTATTCTGTTTGCTGCTCTATGTGCGCCAG GTCGTGCTCTCCTCTGGGTGGGACAGACCTGTGTGGAAGCTAGAAGTTCATGGCTCTACGAGCTCCAGCAGGACCCTGCTGGGCGCCAGCGGGGCCAAAGTAGGCCAGGAGTCTCCAGTG CAGTTCCCATCCAGCCCTTCAGAGCCACAGCTGCCTTCTTGCAAGCCCCAGGCCAAGTCTAAACCTCCTGAGCCCAAGTCCAAACCTCAGGTCAAATCTAAGGGGAAATCCAAGTTGCGACGGAAAAATGTTCTGCCGACTAAGACCGCTGGCAAGCCCCTGCCCACGATGCCACCATTTGATTTTGAAGGCTATCTGAGAGAAAAGGACAACAGAGACTTTAAGCTGCTCATAGACCAGCCAGAGAAATGTCACATCgcaggagcagaggaggaagaagaaggaggaggaagtaaAGAGTCTACTACTGCTCCCTACATGCTCATTGCAGTCAAATCTATCGCTGCAGATTTTGATAAACGTCAG GTGGTACGTCGGACCTGGGGTAAAGAGGGAGTTTTCCAAAATGGTGCGTCCATCCGTACTGTTTTCCTGCTGGGGGTTCCCAGGAATCGTactgctctgcctctgtgggATCGGCTCTTGACCTACGAGAGTCAAACCTTTAGGGATATCCTCCTCTGGGACTTTGATGACACCTTCTTCAACCTGACGCTGaaggaaacacattttctgaaatggGTTAACAGCAGCTGTCCTCATGTCAA GTTCATCTTCAAGGGCGACGCTGATGTGTATGTTAACGTGGAAAATATACTCGAGATGCTACAAGGTCAAAAGCCAGATGAGGATCTGTTTGTTGGTGATATTATTTTCCATGCTAAACCCATTCGCCGGCGCAGTTCCAAGTACTATGTGCCAGAGTTTGTTTATGGAGGGGGTTTGTACCCAAATTACGCTGGGGGAGGAGGGTTTGTCATGTCGGGACATACGGCTCGGAGACTTAGCTCTGCCTGTCAACAG GTGGAGTTGTTCCCCATTGATGATGTCTTTCTGGGAATGTGTCtccagctgatcagtgtcaaaCCATCGCTCCACCAGGGCTTTCGGACCTTTGGAATTCCCAGACCGTCTGCAGCGCCCCACCTTCAGACGTTCGACCCCTGTTTTTACAGGGAACTCATGGTTGTTCACAGCCTCAGTGTTCCTCAGATCTGGCTTATGTGGAATCTCCTGCACGACCCCAAACTGAGTTGCCACAACAGGACGAGCCTGACATCCTTGCACTTTAAGTGGAAGGGGAGGATGGGAGAAACGGCGGGAGAAGAGACGGACTATGGTGAGAAGCGGGTGTTTGTCACGCATTAG
- the phaf1 gene encoding UPF0183 protein C16orf70 homolog isoform X2 encodes MLDLEVVPERSLGNEQWEFALGMPLAQAISILQKHCRIIKNVQVLYSEQTPLSHDLILNLTQDGIKLLFDATNQRLKVIEVYDLSKVKLKYCGVHFNSQAIAPTIEQIDQSFGATHPGVYNAAEQLFHLNFRGLSFSFQLDSWNEAPKYEIPHGAMVKRMHIYTGNNLQETRAPVMPLACFLGNIYAECVDVLRDRAGPVGLKLRLLTAGCGPGVMADAKVRSLERSIYFGDSCQDVLGALGSPHKVFYKSEDKMKIHSPSPHKQVPSKCNDYFFNYFTLGVDILFDSTTHLVKKFVLHTNYPGHYNFNIYHRCDFKIPLVIKKEGADSQTEDCILTTYNKWDQIQELLGHPMEKPVVLHRSSSANNTNPFGSTFCFGLQRMIFEVMQNNHIASVTLYGAPRIASQAQPESSSSSH; translated from the exons ATGCTGGATCTGGAGGTGGTGCCTGAGAGATCACTAGGAAATGAGCAATGGGAATTCGCCTTAG ggaTGCCATTGGCCCAGGCCATCTCTATTCTGCAGAAACACTGCCGCATCATCAAAAATGTCCAGGTGCTATACAGTGAACAG ACGCCACTCAGCCATGACCTCATACTGAACTTGACTCAGGATGGGATTAAACTGCTGTTTGATGCCACAAATCAGAGACTCAAG GTGATTGAAGTGTATGATCTGAGCAAAGTCAAGTTGAAATACTG tggaGTCCATTTCAACTCTCAGGCCATTGCCCCCACAATAGAGCAAATAGACCAGTCATTTGGAGCTACGCACCCTGGAG TTTACAATGCTGCAGAGCAGCTGTTCCATCTCAACTTTCGAGGCCTGTCCTTCTCCTTCCAACTGGACTCGTGGAATGAAGCTCCAAAATACGAG ATTCCACACGGGGCCATGGTCAAGAGGATGCACATATACACTGGCAACAACCTGCAAGAAACaag AGCTCCGGTGATGCCATTGGCTTGTTTCCTTGGTAACATCTATGCAGAGTGCGTGGATGTCCTGAGAGATCGGGCAGGGCCTGTGGGGCTGAAACTCCGCCTTCTCACTGCAG GTTGTGGGCCAGGTGTGATGGCTGATGCTAAAGTGAGGTCCCTAGAAAGGAGCATCTACTTTGGTGATTCCTGTCAGGATGTACTGGGTGCTCTGGGCTCGCCACATAAAGTCTTCTACAAGTCTGAGGACAAG ATGAAGATCCACTCTCCATCTCCTCACAAGCAGGTTCCTTCTAAATGTAACGACTACTTCTTCAACTACTTCACCCTCGGAGTG gATATCCTGTTTGACTCTACAACTCACCTGGTTAAGAAGTTTGTCCTCCATACCAACTACCCCGGACATTACAACTTCAATAT ATATCATCGATGTGACTTTAAGATTCCACTAGTCATTAAGAAAG AAGGAGCTGATTCTCAGACAGAGGACTGCATCTTAACCACCTACAACAAG tggGATCAAATTCAGGAGCTGCTGGGTCACCCAATGGAAAAACCTGTAGTGCTCCACAG gtcCTCATCAGCCAATAACACCAACCCCTTCGGCTCTACCTTCTGCTTTGGACTGCAGAGGATGATCTTTGAG GTGATGCAGAATAACCACATAGCATCAGTGACTCTCTATGGTGCTCCACGGATCGCCAGTCAAGCCCAACCTGAGTCCAGTAGTAGCTCCCACTGA
- the phaf1 gene encoding UPF0183 protein C16orf70 homolog isoform X3: protein MLDLEVVPERSLGNEQWEFALGMPLAQAISILQKHCRIIKNVQVLYSEQTPLSHDLILNLTQDGIKLLFDATNQRLKVIEVYDLSKVKLKYCGVHFNSQAIAPTIEQIDQSFGATHPGVYNAAEQLFHLNFRGLSFSFQLDSWNEAPKYEPNFAMGLASLQIPHGAMVKRMHIYTGNNLQETRAPVMPLACFLGNIYAECVDVLRDRAGPVGLKLRLLTAGCGPGVMADAKVRSLERSIYFGDSCQDVLGALGSPHKVFYKSEDKMKIHSPSPHKQVPSKCNDYFFNYFTLGVDILFDSTTHLVKKFVLHTNYPGHYNFNIYHRCDFKIPLVIKKEGADSQTEDCILTTYNKWDQIQELLGHPMEKPVVLHRCLCLTGPHQPITPTPSALPSALDCRG, encoded by the exons ATGCTGGATCTGGAGGTGGTGCCTGAGAGATCACTAGGAAATGAGCAATGGGAATTCGCCTTAG ggaTGCCATTGGCCCAGGCCATCTCTATTCTGCAGAAACACTGCCGCATCATCAAAAATGTCCAGGTGCTATACAGTGAACAG ACGCCACTCAGCCATGACCTCATACTGAACTTGACTCAGGATGGGATTAAACTGCTGTTTGATGCCACAAATCAGAGACTCAAG GTGATTGAAGTGTATGATCTGAGCAAAGTCAAGTTGAAATACTG tggaGTCCATTTCAACTCTCAGGCCATTGCCCCCACAATAGAGCAAATAGACCAGTCATTTGGAGCTACGCACCCTGGAG TTTACAATGCTGCAGAGCAGCTGTTCCATCTCAACTTTCGAGGCCTGTCCTTCTCCTTCCAACTGGACTCGTGGAATGAAGCTCCAAAATACGAG CCTAACTTTGCCATGGGTTTGGCCTCCCTGCAGATTCCACACGGGGCCATGGTCAAGAGGATGCACATATACACTGGCAACAACCTGCAAGAAACaag AGCTCCGGTGATGCCATTGGCTTGTTTCCTTGGTAACATCTATGCAGAGTGCGTGGATGTCCTGAGAGATCGGGCAGGGCCTGTGGGGCTGAAACTCCGCCTTCTCACTGCAG GTTGTGGGCCAGGTGTGATGGCTGATGCTAAAGTGAGGTCCCTAGAAAGGAGCATCTACTTTGGTGATTCCTGTCAGGATGTACTGGGTGCTCTGGGCTCGCCACATAAAGTCTTCTACAAGTCTGAGGACAAG ATGAAGATCCACTCTCCATCTCCTCACAAGCAGGTTCCTTCTAAATGTAACGACTACTTCTTCAACTACTTCACCCTCGGAGTG gATATCCTGTTTGACTCTACAACTCACCTGGTTAAGAAGTTTGTCCTCCATACCAACTACCCCGGACATTACAACTTCAATAT ATATCATCGATGTGACTTTAAGATTCCACTAGTCATTAAGAAAG AAGGAGCTGATTCTCAGACAGAGGACTGCATCTTAACCACCTACAACAAG tggGATCAAATTCAGGAGCTGCTGGGTCACCCAATGGAAAAACCTGTAGTGCTCCACAG atgtttgtgtttgacaggtcCTCATCAGCCAATAACACCAACCCCTTCGGCTCTACCTTCTGCTTTGGACTGCAGAGGATGA
- the phaf1 gene encoding UPF0183 protein C16orf70 homolog isoform X1, giving the protein MLDLEVVPERSLGNEQWEFALGMPLAQAISILQKHCRIIKNVQVLYSEQTPLSHDLILNLTQDGIKLLFDATNQRLKVIEVYDLSKVKLKYCGVHFNSQAIAPTIEQIDQSFGATHPGVYNAAEQLFHLNFRGLSFSFQLDSWNEAPKYEPNFAMGLASLQIPHGAMVKRMHIYTGNNLQETRAPVMPLACFLGNIYAECVDVLRDRAGPVGLKLRLLTAGCGPGVMADAKVRSLERSIYFGDSCQDVLGALGSPHKVFYKSEDKMKIHSPSPHKQVPSKCNDYFFNYFTLGVDILFDSTTHLVKKFVLHTNYPGHYNFNIYHRCDFKIPLVIKKEGADSQTEDCILTTYNKWDQIQELLGHPMEKPVVLHRSSSANNTNPFGSTFCFGLQRMIFEVMQNNHIASVTLYGAPRIASQAQPESSSSSH; this is encoded by the exons ATGCTGGATCTGGAGGTGGTGCCTGAGAGATCACTAGGAAATGAGCAATGGGAATTCGCCTTAG ggaTGCCATTGGCCCAGGCCATCTCTATTCTGCAGAAACACTGCCGCATCATCAAAAATGTCCAGGTGCTATACAGTGAACAG ACGCCACTCAGCCATGACCTCATACTGAACTTGACTCAGGATGGGATTAAACTGCTGTTTGATGCCACAAATCAGAGACTCAAG GTGATTGAAGTGTATGATCTGAGCAAAGTCAAGTTGAAATACTG tggaGTCCATTTCAACTCTCAGGCCATTGCCCCCACAATAGAGCAAATAGACCAGTCATTTGGAGCTACGCACCCTGGAG TTTACAATGCTGCAGAGCAGCTGTTCCATCTCAACTTTCGAGGCCTGTCCTTCTCCTTCCAACTGGACTCGTGGAATGAAGCTCCAAAATACGAG CCTAACTTTGCCATGGGTTTGGCCTCCCTGCAGATTCCACACGGGGCCATGGTCAAGAGGATGCACATATACACTGGCAACAACCTGCAAGAAACaag AGCTCCGGTGATGCCATTGGCTTGTTTCCTTGGTAACATCTATGCAGAGTGCGTGGATGTCCTGAGAGATCGGGCAGGGCCTGTGGGGCTGAAACTCCGCCTTCTCACTGCAG GTTGTGGGCCAGGTGTGATGGCTGATGCTAAAGTGAGGTCCCTAGAAAGGAGCATCTACTTTGGTGATTCCTGTCAGGATGTACTGGGTGCTCTGGGCTCGCCACATAAAGTCTTCTACAAGTCTGAGGACAAG ATGAAGATCCACTCTCCATCTCCTCACAAGCAGGTTCCTTCTAAATGTAACGACTACTTCTTCAACTACTTCACCCTCGGAGTG gATATCCTGTTTGACTCTACAACTCACCTGGTTAAGAAGTTTGTCCTCCATACCAACTACCCCGGACATTACAACTTCAATAT ATATCATCGATGTGACTTTAAGATTCCACTAGTCATTAAGAAAG AAGGAGCTGATTCTCAGACAGAGGACTGCATCTTAACCACCTACAACAAG tggGATCAAATTCAGGAGCTGCTGGGTCACCCAATGGAAAAACCTGTAGTGCTCCACAG gtcCTCATCAGCCAATAACACCAACCCCTTCGGCTCTACCTTCTGCTTTGGACTGCAGAGGATGATCTTTGAG GTGATGCAGAATAACCACATAGCATCAGTGACTCTCTATGGTGCTCCACGGATCGCCAGTCAAGCCCAACCTGAGTCCAGTAGTAGCTCCCACTGA